The genomic window TCATTATTTTAAGATTAAAGTTCGTGAGCCGAGAGAAAAAGGGAAGGCAAATGAGGCTCTAATCTCTTTTTTATCCGATTTTTTTGAGCATCCCAAGTCTTTCTTCCTTTTGCAGTCAGGTGAAAAGCAGCCCAAAAAAAGAATGCTAATAAAAGGCCTGTCAAAAGAAAAATTCCTAAAAATAATTAAAGAAAAACTTTTCTTGGGATAAGCTTTAGAAAACAGATTAAAGAGGAGCCTAAAGCAACCCCTGTGATCAAAGCCATCATTTTTCGCTTTTATCTTCTTTTACTTCCTTTTTCTCTTCTTGCTAAAACCCTAGAAGAAAACCCGGTTGTTTCAAAACACAGCATAACAATAAACAATACCCCGATTGAATATCAAACCGCAGCCGGCAGCTACATTACTCAAAGTAAAAGCGGCCATAAAGCCAAAGTTTATTTTGTTTCTTATTTTAAAACGGGGGAGGATGCTAAAGAAAGGCCCATAACTTTTTGTTTTAATGGAGGCCCGGGCGCTTCTTCGACGTTTCTTCAATTAGGGGGGATCGGGCCTAAGAAAGCGGCTCTCGACATAAATGACGCCTCAAAACGTTTTAAAATACAAGATAATGATTTATCCATATTGGATCTAACCGACCTTGTCTTTATCGATCCTGTTTCAACAGGCTATAGCCACGCCCTTGATAAAAAAAAGGAGAAGCTTTTTCACGGTGTTGAAAGAGATATCGATATTTTGAGTGAATTCATTCGGCTTTTTTTAATAAAAAATGATCGTTTTGCGTCGCCCAAATATTTACTTGGAGCAAGTTATGGAGCTTATAGGGTTATTGGACTTCTTTTGAATCTTGAAAAGCGGAAAATCTTATGTCAAGGAGTGATTTTAATTTCACCGGCCCTTGATTTAAATCTTATTAACTTAGGAGATGAGGAGGATTTAACTTATATTTTTAGCCTACCAACCTACGCCGCTATAGCTTCCTATCATGGAAAAATCCAAGAAAACGACTTATCACATCTTTTAGAAAAGGCGGAATATTTCTCTAAAACAACCTATCTTACCACTCTTTTTCAGGGAAATAACGTCCAAAAAAAAGATAAACTTGAAACTTTAAAAAAATTGAATGAATTCACTTCCCTAGACATAAGCCTTATTAAAAAGTCGAACCTCAGAATCGCGCCAAGTGTTTTTACAAAGCAGTTATTAGCTTCTCAAAATAAACTTGTAGGACGCTTCGATGGTCGAATTACAGGAAGCAGCTATTTAAATCTAAAGCCCTGGTCTGAATACGACCCAAGTTTTTCTTCAATCGTCACAACTTTAAACAGCGCCTATCATGTTTTTGCAAAAAACACCCTTCGTTTTGAAATCGAAGAAGAGTATCGAATATTGGCTAATGTTTTTCCCTGGAAGGGCTTTTCTCAAGGGGAAATCGCCCCTTCGTTTAGGGATGATATTGCGAGATTAATGAGTATTTATCCTTTCTTCAAAATGTTTGTTGCAAGCGGCATTTATGATTTAGCGACCCCTTACTTTGGGACAAGTTACTATCTCTCTCATTTAAATGTACCGCTAAGGCCTGTATACCCCATAGAGCATCACATCTATCCTGCAGGGCACATGCTTTATATGGATAAAGCGGTTTTGCCTGACCTAAAAAGAGATCTTACAAACTATTTTCAATTAGTTAGATAATAAATAATATACATGGATTTTATTAAACTTTTGATGTTATAAGTATACCTAATTAGAAAAAAATCGAAAAATTAGTATTAAGGAGAGTAATAAAAATGCATTTTGGGGAAATAATTGAAAGAGCTCTAACCGATAGTAATTGGGATTCCTCTCGATATGAAAACGATGAGAAAGAAAAGTGGCTCCAGCGATTGTCTATTGCAAAAATTGTCTCTGTGGTTAGCCTTATTTTTTTAACTGTTGCGACAGTTATGGCCTTTACTTCAGGAATTTTTCTTGGGACTCTTGCGTTACTTGCAACTGTTGCTGCAAGAGATATTTATATCATGATTGATAATTCTGAAAAAATAATTGAAAACCGAGTCAGAAACTTTTTACATTCGACCCTGCTAACAACCAAACAACAAGCATCTGCTATTACCGCTGATACTTGGATTATCAAGCCTATTTGCATGCTAGCAATCAGATAAGTTGCTTGAAAGGGCTTAAGGCAAACCACCTTAAGCTCTTAAGTCAATTTTTAGTTTCAAATCCTTCCTTTTTCAAGTAAATCACTAAGCTTTCTCTAAGGTCATCTATTTGCTTCAACACATTCTCTTGGGAATTTTGGGGGATCGAAATTTTGACTTCTTGATAAAATTTTTCAGCCTTTTCTTCTGTGTGGAAAGCTTTCGAGAGGTGGACTTCAATTCTTATGTTGCTCTTTTTGAAAGGGTAGGAGTAAGAACCTGAAAAGCAAGGGAATCCCTCTTTTTTGATCAGATCGACATGAGCTCCTAATCGGTTTAATAGCCTTCCTTCAATCATCTGTTTAGCCTCCAAACCGTTTTTTAAGAAATTTCTTAGATTTTATAATAAACTTTTTTTGAAATTTAATTGCAAAAATTGCAATTTTGGGCCTCTTTTTGGCTTAGCATAGACTTTTGTAGGCTTTAAAATTTATCAATAATTTTTCCAGTCAAAGCGACTTTTGAAAGGAGGTTAATGGTTTCTATGTCTTTTAAAATTTTTTCTTTTGATTTACGAGGAATGGAAATTGTGTTTTTTTGATAAAATTTTTCATGAGAAGCTTCTTTGATCCGATAAGTGTAGGAACGAGAAAGGTTTGGAAATCCCGCTTTAACTACCAAATCGGTCCGGGGAAAAAGCCTAGCCAATAAACGATCATCAACGTTATTTATTGCAAGTCCCTTTTCAAACATAAGCTTCGCACTCTTTTAGTTTATTGGCCTTTAAACAAGTCCTGGGCTTGTGACTAAAACTGTAATATCATCTTGGCTTTCAAGTTTTAGGGCACTATTTACCAGTGAATCGCTTAAGGTTTCAACTTCTTTTGTTTCAAGCTCTTTATAAACCTTTAAAACATCAGGTGTTGAAAGAACATCCCACACCCCGTCGCTTGCTATAATTAAAAAGATCTTTTTGCCGGCAGCATTATCTACTTTATATCGAGAAATAGTGGGCCTAGCTGTAAGACCTTTGATACCTAAATCTCCAAAACATCGAGCCATGCCGATGCTCCCCATGACTCGATTTTTCTTGATTACCCCGCCCCTTTTTGTGACAGATCGGGTAAACCTTGGATCCTCTAACTTAGCATCTTTTGAAAGCTGGATAATTTCATCATCAACAATCAGAACAGCTCTTGAGTCGCCTGCATTGGCTGTATAAAGAACATCTCTTTGCCAAAGAGTTACAGTTGCAGTTGACCCGCCATTTAAATACATATTCTCTTCAGCCGCTTCCTTCCAAGCTTGATTGGCTTTAATAAAAGCTTTTTTTAGAGCATTAGAGGTCGCTAAAGGATCGGATAGTGAAATGTTTTGTAATTCTTTTTCGACATAAGTGTGTAGATGTTCTTTTAATTTTTCTGAACAATCCGAGCCCCCATGGCCGTCGTAAACCGCAAAATAGTTTATAGGCCCGTCTTTATGATTTATTATAGTGGCTTGTGTTCGATCTTCATTATTTTTGTGATCAGTGCTTAAGGCGGTGACTCTTGAGACCCATTTATCATTTATAAGTTGAGGGTTTAATTGAGAAGTGTCTTTATTTCGATTCTTTGTAATTTTTTTTGATTTCCGAAGAGGTTTGAGTATAGAGCTTAGTTCAATGACATGAGAGACCTTTTTACACGTCTTCTCCCTATTAAATGAAACTCTAAAATCACGCCAGTTAGTGAGCGCTTGCTGATAGAGTTCATACAAGTCGAGACCTTCTTCTCCTACAACAAGTCGAGGGTAATCTTCATTTTCTAGATAGCTGTCAATAAATTGGGCTAATAAACCGTTAAATTCATCCGCGTTTTCCGGCTTAATTTCAAAATCTTTTATTTTTTTATGAAGTTCCTGTAATTCGTTTTCTTTTTTTTCCTCTTTGGAAAGAGTACTCTCGCCCTCTCCCGTCTTTTTTGGATTTTGATTTTGAATGACAAATACAGTCCTGGCTCTTAGTATCCATTTAACGACAAGCAAGAAGACAGTTAAGGGCAAAAGCATAGTTGCAATCAAGACTACTTTTGCGCAAGTTAGGATAAAGGGCGGTGGATTCAATTTATTTAAAGCCACTTCAATATGGCTATCATGGAGATGTACGATTTCTGCGATAATGCCGCCCAATTCAAAATAGACCTCAGAAAACTTTTCTACGGGACTTGCCAAGTCATGGTTTCCAAAGTGAAGAGGGGTCCAAAAAGGGAGGGTTGATACGGTATTTGACATATAGGTCTCCTTGAATATAGCTCCTTCTTAAAAAAAAACGTATATAAAGACAAGTTTGAAGATGGAATTGACAGCGTGTTAGCGAAAAAATTAAGTGCAGGCGATACTATCCGGATTATAGCTCCTTCTTTTTCCGGAAATCTTGTGTCAAAAAATAGCCTAAGGCTTGCCGAAAAAAGGCTTAATAGTTTGGGCTTAAAGGTAACTTTCGGTAAAAATGCCTTCGAAGAAGGCCCTTTTGGCTCAGCTCCTTTAAAGAATCGTCTCCATGATTTTCATGAGGCGTTTAGAGATCCTGAAATTAAAGCCATTTTATCTTTTTGCGGAGGTTATAGCGCAAATCAATTGATTCTTGGGATTGATTATAATTTAGTCATTAAATCCCCAAAAATTTTTTGCGGAGGCTCTGATAGCACAGTGCTTCAAAATGTCCTTTATAAAAAAACAGGGCTTATCACTTATTATGGGCCGGATTTTGAAGATTTTGGACTCGTCGATACAAATGATTCGTACCTTCTTAACTCATTTGAAGCTGCCCTTATGCAGGAGGGCGCTTATTCTTGTCTTCCCTCCAAACATCTAAAAGAAGAAGTTTGGCCGTTGCAGGAGGGAAGGGCTGAAGGGATTATTTTAGGCGGGAACTTATCAAGTCTCCTCGCTCTTGTAGGAACCCCTTTCATGCCAAGTTTTAGAAATGCCATCCTTTTTATCGATGAGAGAAAAGAAGTTTCCAAAGCTCTTTTTGAAAGGCATTTTGAAACGTTGACCCAGCAATTAGAATTTAAGTTTGTTGAAGCGATTCTTATAGGACGTTTTTCTAAAGAATCCGAAATAACCCATGATTTATTAAAAAATCTGATCGAATCAAAAAGCGAGCTTAAAAGCATTCCGGTTGCGGCTAATTTAGATTTTGGCGGATGCCTTCCTATTTTTACTTTTCCAATAGGGGGGGCTTGTCAAGTCGTCATTAACAAGACAAAAGCTCATATCAGCTTGTACCCGCATTAAGTTGCTCATATGCGGGTGACATTAAGAAGATAGGGGGCTCTTGCGACAATTGTTTCAGCAAGTTGATTAAAGCTATAGTGAGAAACCGTTTTTTTCTGCCCTCTTTCAGCTATTTCCAATCTTTTTTTCTCGTTGCCTAAAAGCTCTTTAACAGAGTCTCCAAGTTCATTCAGGTTTTGCCAAGTGTATAGAAGCAGTTCATCTTTATTAAAGGCATTGTCAAAAAATTGATTTTTTTCTGTGGCTGCAAGAGCTCCTTGAATCATAGCTGTCAAGGGCCTTTCATGAGACGCCTTTGGAAAAACGGGACAGGTGCCAAGAACTATTTGGCAATCAGATAAAGTTCCAACCATAGCCTCATAAGACAAGGCGTTATGCTTTATATGGAGGCTCGTTTCCAATTTTTCAAAGCCATCTCCAAAAAGATGGATGGAAAGATCCATCTTTTCAAAATGATTCAATAGTTTTTTTCGGAAGTAATTTCTAAAATAGCTTTCCAGTTCAACGTAGATTAGTTTTAGTTTAAGCAAGTGTTGGGAATCGAGATAAATTTGGTTGTCTTTAAAGGCCTCAACTAAAAGCTTAAAGGGGTCATAGACTTGGGTTTCCAACCCTTTTGCCACCTGCTCTTTTAATAATTGCCGATGGGAAGGCAAGTAACCTTTCCATTTTTCCTCAATCTCTTCAGGGGGCGTATAGGAGCCGAAAAGAACTAGGGGAAGGGATCTTTTTTTATGAACCCCTGGAATGCTATCTAAAGAGGAACCCGCATGAGGGATTTCTAGAGAGAGACGGTTTAAATAAAGGGCATTAAAAGCCTCGATGTGTTCTTTTCCTGTAAAAGAAGGGATAAGATAAGGGGATTGGATATTCAATCGATTGACATGATGAAACGGATGGTCGCAAAAAAATTGCCAAAAAGGGGTCATCAGCCTTGTAAAAAAGGAGTCTTTTTCAAGTTCACCTCCAATGCCGTTGAAAGAAAAAAATAAATCAGCCGGTTTGGAAAGAGCGATCGCCAAATCGGCTTGATAAGAGGATTGATCTATTAAATTCACTTTTACGACATCTACATTTAGCTTCTTAAAAGCTTTATATAGCTCATCTGTCCAAAAAGAAAGGAGGTTATACCTTGATTTCCCTTGAAAAAGTACAATACGCATATTCCATCAACCTATCAGACGAAAGGGGCCTGTTCAATTTAAATGTTATGATATTTTTTTAAATTTTCAACAGGTTTAATGGAAAATCCGCTATTAGACTTGATTCCATTCAAAGCAAGTTTCGAAAAAAGTCTATTCTTTCGATATTTTTGCCATTTTTGGTTGAACTGTTTTTAATAGATCTTTGGAATTCATGATAATGGATTCTGTTAGAAGACCGCAATTAAACGCAGCTTTCGAATTAGACTCTATGCTTTCATCATAAATCGTCTCTAAGTTAAGAAGCGTGCCGAAGGGGGGAATCCCTCCGATTTCTAAGCCAAAGCGCTCTTTAATTACTTCCGGTGACTCAAATTCACATTTTTCACCAAGTTCTACGCTCACAGCTTTCATATCTAATTTTAGATGGGAAGGCAGATTAACCTGATAATTTTTCTTAGTGCTTTTGCCTTTTAGAATAATGGATTTGATCCCTTCTTCAAGACGAGTGCCGCGAACTCTCGCTGAGTCTTCCGAGGTGGGTGTGCTCTCATGGGTCAAATGTTTAAATTCAATATCCCCGTTTCTTAAGAGACGGATAATTTCATTGCGTAAGGTTTCCTGGCCATAAAAGATCTTTGCTTTAAGGCGCTGACCTGCAATTCTTTTTGGATCCGAGGGAAAAAGCGAGGCTTCACGGATGTTATTTAAACGAAGCAAAGTCATGGTTAACCTTTCAAGCCCCATGCCAAATCCACCGTGAGGCGGCATTCCATATTTAAAAATACTTAAGTAATCTTCAAAATTGGATGGATCCATATTTTTAAGCTTGAGTCCTTCAAGCATGGATTCATAGGTGTTCCGTCTTTCGCCGCCCGAGGTAATTTCAGTTCCGGCGCAAAGTAAATCGAAGGTATTGGAAAGCTCAGGGTCTTCTTTGTTTGGGCTTGCGTAAAAAGGTCTTTTGGCAAGCTTCCAGTCAATTACAAAAATAAGATCAGTCCCAAAATTTTCCAGAGCATATTTACAAAGTTCTTTTTCAGCTGCCGGGCTTAAATCGGGCTCCTCCCTTTCATCGACCCCTGTTCTTTCAAAATAGATTTGCTGCGCTTCTTTAAACGTGATCCTTGGAAAAGGGATATTCATCGGGGCTTTTACAATATTTCCCCCGAGAAGCTCAATTTCAGTTTTACAAACCTTATGAAGATAGGCCACAATATACTTAATGCAAGCCTCTTGAATATCCAAAATATCGTGCCAGTGGTTAAAAAACCCCATTTCAAACTCGAACTGCTTTCCTTCAGCAAGATGACGGGATGTGTTAGAATTTTCGGCTCTAAAGAAAGGCATTATTGCAAACACCCGTTCATTGACACCAACCATTATCTGCTTATAAAGCTGGCTGCTTTGGGCTAAAGTGGCTGTATAGCCAAAATAATCCACATTAAAAAATTCTGCGCCGCCTTCTGATGAGGCTCCAATAATGTTCGGCGCAAAATACTCCGTTGCCATAACGGTATCATGCATAAAGATTCGGTAAGCGTGGGCAAGTTCTGCTTGTATCTTAAAAACAGCTTGGATTTTCCTGTTACGGAGCGAGATTGTGCGATTATCTAAAATAAAATCTAGGTCGGAGGGAATTTCAGGCTTGTAATATTCGATCGGGGGTATTTCCTTGATCGGGGTGAGGACCTCTATTCTAGGGTTGACTATTTCAACACCCAAATCTGCTTTTGGAGCGGCAATCACATCTCCTTCAACCTGAAGAATAGACCCCGGCTGAAGGCTTGAAATAAGTTCAAAAATCGATTTATCTTCAATGACAATTTGAGAAAGACCGCTTCTATCCCTTAAAATAAGAAAATTGATCTTTCCAAAAGGTCTTATAGTATGAAGCCAGCCTTTAAGTAGACAGCGTTTATTGGTATGTTCAAGTAAATCTTTGGCTAAAACACGCTCTTTCATGAAATTCTCGTTTTCTAAGAACTTAGTATTGTTACTTTGATATTGATTGTAAGAGTGATAAGTATGCCATTTCAAGGATATTATTTCCATAGAGCCCGTATCATTTTTAAGGTTAATGATCTTTGTTATTCCTTAAGACTCTTAAGGCTCAAGCTTTCCCTTTTTTTCTTAATTTGTTATGGATTGGAGTAATAACTTTTTAACATAAGGGCATAAGGGGTGTTATGAAACTGTCAATTATCTTATCAACTTACCTATCTTTGCTTGCTCTCCCTCTCGTATCTGTTCTCCCTCCTTTTTACCAGACAAGAGATGAAATCAGACAAATTTTATCCGATGATCGGTTAAGCGAGTCTATTCCTGATGGAGAACCGATTCTAAAAATTAAAAGAAACGATAAGGGATATAAAATCACAACGAACAAACACTCTTTGCAAGTCAACGTCAACTATAAACCTCTATCAAGGCCAGGACCTGCCCAGTTTGATTTTGAATTTGAACAAGTAAAATCCAAACCTTATAAGGATTAGAAAAGTCACCTTAGGAATCGCTTTTTGCAAAGATGTTAAAATTTTTAGTTTATTCTCTAATAATTCTCTCGCTTTTCAAACTTAAGGGAGAAGCTGCAGAGTACTGGCAAAGAGTCACAGCCCCATTTCTTAAGAAAGGGAATTGGACTTTTGACATTCAAGGGGAAATCCGCTTTAGAGACCTTATAGATAAAGGGTATCATTATCAAGTCAGGGAAAGAAATCAGTATAAGTTTTCCAAATGGCTAACTGCAGGTGTCAATGGGGTTTTTATTACTTCAAGAGGGATCGGTGAACCTAATTATCATGATGAGTATCGATTAGATTTGGATGTCATTCCCTTTATAGAAATTAATAAAAATGTATCGCTTCAGCTTCGCAATCGGTTAGAGATTAGAAAAAAAGAACATGTCTCGTACATTGAAGAGAGGTTTAGGGCAAGGCAAACCTTTATTTTTCCAATCAGCGAAAAAGGAATTTTGCAAGATTATAGGCCCTCAAATGAGGTCTTTTACGATTTTAGTGAAAAGCGCTTTAGTGAAAATAGATTTATCCCTTTGGAAGTTACTCTAAAGTTTTCAAAAACTTTCCTCGTAAGACCTTTTGTTATGGTTAAAACGAACTACAGGAATTTACACTACAAAAGCATACTTGTACTCGGCGGAGATATTGTCTTTTAAACCCAGCCTGTCTCCTAAATCCTAGCGCAAGTTGAATTAGACAATTGAGATGGCGCTAACCTAATGCCGAAGCCAAGCGTTCCTCCCTTGGCAAGGCGTTAGATGCGTCAGATCGGTTGTCTAATTCAGCTTGTGCTAGAGCTAAAACCCCTTTTTAATTGAAAATGAGATAATAAAAATCAATAGTTTCAATTAAGAAACCTTCTTTAGTAACTGCATGTATTTTTCTTGGAAACATGCTTACTATTTTGACTAAAAGTCTGGTTTCTATTCTTTTTCTTAAAACAGCTTGCAAATATCCAACACAACCAGGTGTTGTCTTGTTGCGTTTGTCTTTGGATCTGCAATTAATTTAATTTTTTCAAATTCTTGCAACGGACGCAGGCGTAATGATAAATACAATCTCATGTAGGCGTTCGGTTTTAACGAGTTTCACTTAACCTATTTGGAATAATTTCCATCGTGCTTTAAAATTAATCTTGTTCTAGCAAGATTTCCATTGAAAAATAGAGAGCAGAGACAATAGCCGCGGTTAATATTTCTCTCACGGGTCATGCGACATTGCTTATCATCTCTTAATCCAACAGCAGAAAGAAAATCGCCCCTAATCCGTTAGGCCAAGCGCACTAGAATTTCAAATAGCTGTTTTTGGCATCTGTTTTTTTTAAATTTTTCACACATAGGTTATCCTATGCTTTCAATTTATCAAAAAATTTGCACAAAACCAGCCCATTCTTCCAATCAAAGCGAGTTTCGAAAGAAGTCTAATGAAGCATCAAGCGAGATTATGGGGCATTCAGGGGTTTAACTGATTGATGCTTTTATGGATTTGATTTTAATTTTTTGAATTAATAGACTTAAAATCTGCTACAAGAGAACAACTATGACCCATACCCCAATAAAAACAGAATTAGCCCCTCAAGCTCTTGGCCCTTACTCGCAAGGGATAGAGGCTTTTAATGGCTCTAAGAAAATGGTTTTTGTTTCAGGGCAAATTCCAGTTGATCCGAAAACCGGTAAATTGGTTCAAGGAAATATCCAAGAGGCGACAAGAATGTGTCTAAAAAATATTCAAGCCATTCTTCATGAAGCGCATCTTGAACTTGGAGATGTGGTCCGAGTTGAAATTTTTATGACAGACCTTTCAAAGTTTCTCTTGTTAAATGAAGAATACCTTAATCATTTTAAAGGGCCGGTGTTCCCGGCAAGGCAAACCGTTGAAGTTGCAAAACTGCCAAAAGATGCTGAAATTGAGATTTCTTGTATTGCTATAGGTCCAAAAGATTTTTAATTTTGATTCCGGTGAACCTTGACTGATAAATTCAAAAAAATAACCCTTTTACAATTCATCTGGCAGCA from Criblamydia sequanensis CRIB-18 includes these protein-coding regions:
- a CDS encoding DUF167 domain-containing protein, translating into MNEFLKIPFKETNEGIFLFLKVIAKAKSKKIEIENHYFKIKVREPREKGKANEALISFLSDFFEHPKSFFLLQSGEKQPKKRMLIKGLSKEKFLKIIKEKLFLG
- a CDS encoding S10 family peptidase, translating into MIKAIIFRFYLLLLPFSLLAKTLEENPVVSKHSITINNTPIEYQTAAGSYITQSKSGHKAKVYFVSYFKTGEDAKERPITFCFNGGPGASSTFLQLGGIGPKKAALDINDASKRFKIQDNDLSILDLTDLVFIDPVSTGYSHALDKKKEKLFHGVERDIDILSEFIRLFLIKNDRFASPKYLLGASYGAYRVIGLLLNLEKRKILCQGVILISPALDLNLINLGDEEDLTYIFSLPTYAAIASYHGKIQENDLSHLLEKAEYFSKTTYLTTLFQGNNVQKKDKLETLKKLNEFTSLDISLIKKSNLRIAPSVFTKQLLASQNKLVGRFDGRITGSSYLNLKPWSEYDPSFSSIVTTLNSAYHVFAKNTLRFEIEEEYRILANVFPWKGFSQGEIAPSFRDDIARLMSIYPFFKMFVASGIYDLATPYFGTSYYLSHLNVPLRPVYPIEHHIYPAGHMLYMDKAVLPDLKRDLTNYFQLVR
- a CDS encoding PP2C family serine/threonine-protein phosphatase: MSNTVSTLPFWTPLHFGNHDLASPVEKFSEVYFELGGIIAEIVHLHDSHIEVALNKLNPPPFILTCAKVVLIATMLLPLTVFLLVVKWILRARTVFVIQNQNPKKTGEGESTLSKEEKKENELQELHKKIKDFEIKPENADEFNGLLAQFIDSYLENEDYPRLVVGEEGLDLYELYQQALTNWRDFRVSFNREKTCKKVSHVIELSSILKPLRKSKKITKNRNKDTSQLNPQLINDKWVSRVTALSTDHKNNEDRTQATIINHKDGPINYFAVYDGHGGSDCSEKLKEHLHTYVEKELQNISLSDPLATSNALKKAFIKANQAWKEAAEENMYLNGGSTATVTLWQRDVLYTANAGDSRAVLIVDDEIIQLSKDAKLEDPRFTRSVTKRGGVIKKNRVMGSIGMARCFGDLGIKGLTARPTISRYKVDNAAGKKIFLIIASDGVWDVLSTPDVLKVYKELETKEVETLSDSLVNSALKLESQDDITVLVTSPGLV
- a CDS encoding S66 family peptidase; the encoded protein is MLAKKLSAGDTIRIIAPSFSGNLVSKNSLRLAEKRLNSLGLKVTFGKNAFEEGPFGSAPLKNRLHDFHEAFRDPEIKAILSFCGGYSANQLILGIDYNLVIKSPKIFCGGSDSTVLQNVLYKKTGLITYYGPDFEDFGLVDTNDSYLLNSFEAALMQEGAYSCLPSKHLKEEVWPLQEGRAEGIILGGNLSSLLALVGTPFMPSFRNAILFIDERKEVSKALFERHFETLTQQLEFKFVEAILIGRFSKESEITHDLLKNLIESKSELKSIPVAANLDFGGCLPIFTFPIGGACQVVINKTKAHISLYPH
- a CDS encoding glycosyltransferase, coding for MRIVLFQGKSRYNLLSFWTDELYKAFKKLNVDVVKVNLIDQSSYQADLAIALSKPADLFFSFNGIGGELEKDSFFTRLMTPFWQFFCDHPFHHVNRLNIQSPYLIPSFTGKEHIEAFNALYLNRLSLEIPHAGSSLDSIPGVHKKRSLPLVLFGSYTPPEEIEEKWKGYLPSHRQLLKEQVAKGLETQVYDPFKLLVEAFKDNQIYLDSQHLLKLKLIYVELESYFRNYFRKKLLNHFEKMDLSIHLFGDGFEKLETSLHIKHNALSYEAMVGTLSDCQIVLGTCPVFPKASHERPLTAMIQGALAATEKNQFFDNAFNKDELLLYTWQNLNELGDSVKELLGNEKKRLEIAERGQKKTVSHYSFNQLAETIVARAPYLLNVTRI
- the aspS gene encoding aspartate--tRNA(Asn) ligase, yielding MKERVLAKDLLEHTNKRCLLKGWLHTIRPFGKINFLILRDRSGLSQIVIEDKSIFELISSLQPGSILQVEGDVIAAPKADLGVEIVNPRIEVLTPIKEIPPIEYYKPEIPSDLDFILDNRTISLRNRKIQAVFKIQAELAHAYRIFMHDTVMATEYFAPNIIGASSEGGAEFFNVDYFGYTATLAQSSQLYKQIMVGVNERVFAIMPFFRAENSNTSRHLAEGKQFEFEMGFFNHWHDILDIQEACIKYIVAYLHKVCKTEIELLGGNIVKAPMNIPFPRITFKEAQQIYFERTGVDEREEPDLSPAAEKELCKYALENFGTDLIFVIDWKLAKRPFYASPNKEDPELSNTFDLLCAGTEITSGGERRNTYESMLEGLKLKNMDPSNFEDYLSIFKYGMPPHGGFGMGLERLTMTLLRLNNIREASLFPSDPKRIAGQRLKAKIFYGQETLRNEIIRLLRNGDIEFKHLTHESTPTSEDSARVRGTRLEEGIKSIILKGKSTKKNYQVNLPSHLKLDMKAVSVELGEKCEFESPEVIKERFGLEIGGIPPFGTLLNLETIYDESIESNSKAAFNCGLLTESIIMNSKDLLKTVQPKMAKISKE
- a CDS encoding DUF2490 domain-containing protein: MLKFLVYSLIILSLFKLKGEAAEYWQRVTAPFLKKGNWTFDIQGEIRFRDLIDKGYHYQVRERNQYKFSKWLTAGVNGVFITSRGIGEPNYHDEYRLDLDVIPFIEINKNVSLQLRNRLEIRKKEHVSYIEERFRARQTFIFPISEKGILQDYRPSNEVFYDFSEKRFSENRFIPLEVTLKFSKTFLVRPFVMVKTNYRNLHYKSILVLGGDIVF
- a CDS encoding Rid family detoxifying hydrolase; translation: MTHTPIKTELAPQALGPYSQGIEAFNGSKKMVFVSGQIPVDPKTGKLVQGNIQEATRMCLKNIQAILHEAHLELGDVVRVEIFMTDLSKFLLLNEEYLNHFKGPVFPARQTVEVAKLPKDAEIEISCIAIGPKDF